GCGTATACCTTGGCGTGGGGCAGGAACCACCCACCCTGCCGCTGATCAACGCCCTGCACCGCAGCGGCCACCAGGTCCTGCTTCCGGTGTGCGAACCGGCCAGGGAGTTGAGCTGGGTGTTCTGGACTCCGGACACCGGCTTCGAGCGCAGCAGGTACGCGCCCATCCTGGAACCTGCGGGGCACCGGCATGGGCCCGAAACCGCCGGCGACGCCGCTGTGCTTTTCATTCCCGCCACAGCCGTGGACCTGGTAAGCAACAGGATTGGCCAGGGCGGCGGCTACTACGACAAGTTCCTGGGGCACCTCGCTACGGCCGGGAAGGAAATTCCGCTGGCCGCTGTTATCTACGACGATGAATTGCTGCCCGCCGGACGGATCCCGGCCGAGGAGTTCGACCGTCCGGTCCCGGCCGTCCTGGTTCCTTCCGGGTACCGGCCCCTGGCGGGTGGCGCCTGAGCACGGGCGTTCCGTGCACAGTGATAGAATTAGCACTCAGGCCCTGCGACTGCTAATGGTTTACCAGGTGGCAGCACGGGACCTCTCGTTTGCCCAAGAGGAGGAGCACCAGTGCCAACATATGCTTACGCCTGCAAGGATTGCGGCCACGCCTTCGACATCGTCCAGTCGTTCTCGGACAGCAGCCTGACGTCCTGCCCTGAATGCGAGGGGACGCTGCGTAAGAAGTTCAACAGCGTCGGTGTCGTCTTCAAGGGCTCCGGTTTCTACCGCACGGACTCCCGCGATTCCAAGGGCAGCTCGGTTTCCCCCGCGCCCGCCGCGGCTCCGGCCGCGCCTGCTGCTGCCCCCGCCGCGCCGGCGCCCGCAGCCGCCGCGAGCTAGTCCGGCACAGACTTCACGACGGCGGCCGGCGCTTTCCAGCGTCCGGCCGCTTTTGTCCACATAGGCCTCATCCCGGCCCCCTTGCGCGTGCGCCCGGAGTTAGCGTGGGCGCATGCCCTTACTTCCCCGCCGCCGCGCCGCCCTCCGGTATTCTTCGGGCCCTGCAGGGGCTGGCCGCAGCCCCAGGAACCGCCCACTGGCCGCGCGTGTTGCCGCTTGGTTGAGCCGAAACCGCCGGCTCGCCGCTGCACTGTTGTTGTGCGCAGCTGCCGCGATCGCCGTCCAGCAGCTCACTCCTGCCCCGCTCTCCACCGCCACGGCCCTGGCCGCTACCCGGGATCTTCCTGCCGGTACCGCCGTATCGGACGCGGACGTGGTCCGAGTCCAGGTGCCCCCTGGCATGGTGGCCGACGGCTTCCTCCGGGATGACGCCGCCGCCACCGGCAAACAGCTCGCCGCACCCATGCGCAAGGGCCAGCTCCTCACCGATGCCCAGCTGGTGGGTCCCGGGCTCCTGGCAGGTACGCCGCCCGGTTCAGCCGCAGTTCCACTGCGGATGGCGGATGCCTCGTCGATTCAGCTGGTCTCCCCCGGACAGCTGGTCAACGTTGTGCTCACATCAGCCAACGGGTTCGACCAGCAGGGCCCGTCGGAGGTGCTGGCGTCGGCAGTCCCCGTACTGTGGACCTCCAACAAGGGCGGCCAGAGCGGCCAGTGGCTGGGCACCACGGAGACGGACGGACTGATCGTGGTGGCAGCCACCGCCGAACAAGCATTACGCCTGGCCGGAGCGTCAACCCAAGGCCGGCTGTTCTTCGTCCTGGTCGGGCCGCCGTAACCTTGTGGCGGTCAGCCCCAGTGCGGCGGCTTCTGTTCCTTCAACCACGTGTCGTGGTCATCCTCACGGTCACCCCAGTTGCGGGCGTCGTCCTCTGCGGCCTTGCTCGGGAGGATCTCTTCAGCGCCGCCTGTTACCGTCCGGGTCGCCGGACCCGTTTCGGCCGGGCCTGCAGGAACGTCCCCGCCGGTAACTGTTTCTGCCTGCCCGTCCTGGATCTTGTCCTGGCGCATGTCTTCCTCGCGGCCGTCTTCCTCAAGCCTGCCGTGTGCAGGTTTCTTTTCCTCGGTCATGGATCCCGCTTCCTGGTTTCCGCTGTCACCGTTCCGGCCTGTGCCGGGATCCCCGGGCAGGTAGGAAACTCCGGCGGACGGCGCGGCGTCAATTCCATTGAGCGCCTGGTCAACGTCGTCGTCAAGGAAGCCCACAGACTGGTGGGTCCTTCCCGGCAGCACCATGTTCTCCAGGCCCAGATAGCCTGCAATGCGGTCTGCGCAGGACGACGGGTCCGTGAACACTTCGATGGTCCACAGCGGCATGTACCGCCAGCCAAGGCGTTCCAGCAGTTGCGGACGCAGCCTGCTGCGTTCACGCACGCTCATGGTGCGGTACTGCGCAGTGCCGTCGGACTCGATGGCCACAGGCCGCGGAATCTCGGAGTCCTCCTGGCCCATGGTATTCAGGGGGTCGGCGGCTGCCACTACATCGATTGCCCCGTCGTATTGGTGCCAGACCCTTGCGCCCCGGGCACGCAGCCGGTCGCCCAGGTCCGCCACCAACGGGTCCGCGCCAAGCGCCTGTTCGCTGGCGGCGGCGCGGGACGCGGGGGTGCCAAGATCCGTGTTGCCGGAAAGTTCCCGGTCCAGCAGCGCGTACAGGTCCACCGCCCCATGGGTGAGCCGGGTGTGGTCCAGGTCCTCGGGCCGGAAGCACGTGAGCACGTGCAGGGAACGGCGGGCCCGGGTCATGGCCAGGGCAAACTTCTCCCGGCCGCCTTCAGCAGACAGCGGCCCGAAGTTGTGGAGGGCCCGCCCGTGCGGGGTCCGCCCGAATCCCGGCGAGAAGATGACATGGTCGCGGACCAGGCCCTGGGCGCGTTCCAGGTCCACCACCCGGAAGGACTCCGGGCCGGCGCCGAAGAATCCGGCCAGGCCCGGCTGGTTGGACAGCTGGAGCCGGATGGACTCGCCAATCCTGGCCGCGTGCCGCAGGCTGGCGGTCACGACCGCGAGGGACGTCCGCGGACGCAGGCGGGCGTGCTCGAAGACCAGCTCCACTACCCGGTTGACCTCGGCCACCACGGACTCCACGCCCTCATGGTCGGCACTGGGAAGGCCGGTGCCGTCCGGCAGGTATTCCACCAGCAGGGACCGGTCCAGCCCCGTGGCCGACTGGCCTTCGGGCAGCCGGCGCAGGCCGCCGTCGTAAAAGTTCTTGCTGAGCTGCAGGACCAGGTCCTCGTCCACTGCGCGGTACACCACGTTGAGCCGCCACACCGGCAGCACTGCGGAGAGCGCGGTGAAAGCGCTCTCGACGCGGTGGTGGGCGGACTCGCCGGGTGCAAGCCGCTCCACCCCAACCGTGAACGTCCGCGGCGTGGCGATGCGCGGATCGCCAAAGGCGATCACCTGCCGTGCCCGGGCAATCGACGGCAGGACGGCCTGCAGGGAGGTGGCCTCCGCGTCGAGGATCACGACGGCGTCGAAGTGCTGTTCTGCCGGAAGCAGGCCCGTCATCAGGTACGGGCTGACGGACCAGACCGGGACGAGCGTGCCGATCAGCTCAGGCGCCTGCGCGGTGAGGGAAGGCAGGGACACCCGGCCGTCCTTGAGCAGGCTGCGGAGCAGGTCTGCCTGGCGCGGCTGGGCAGCGATGGCTGTCCGCCACCGTTCCGCGAGGTCCCAACGCAGGCGGGCGGCGCCGCTGGCAATGTGGGCGTTGTCGGCCAGCCGGTATTCCGCTTCCAGCTGGCGCAAGGCGTCGCCGTCGGACATCGCCAGGTAGTCGTCGCCGCTGATCATTGCCTCAAGCGCGGACTGCCACCATGCCAGCTCCAGCTCCGCGGCGACGGATCCTTCCGGAACTTCCCGTTCGGCGAGGTCGGCCAGGAGTTCGCCCAGGCCGTGTTCGCGCATGTTCTCAATGAGGAGTGTGCGTTCGGGCAGCGTCTTGAGCGTATCGGTGTCCGCCACCAGGCGTTCCAGCCGGTCCATCAGCTGCGCATAGGGAACGGTGGACAAAGCCCCGCCGTCTTCGGAGTGCTGCAGGGCCTCGCCCAGCTGTGCCAGCTCCTGGTCCAGGGACCGGTACATGGCGTTCATCTCGGCCAGGCCGGAGGGAACGGCGGGATGGCGCTGCGTGGTGGCGTAGCCCGCCCAGAGGGCACGCTGTTCCTGGACCAGCACCAGGGACGAGTGCAGGTCCGCGATGTGGACGCCCGGACGCACGTATTCCTTGGCTACACGGCGCAGCCTGGAACGCTGCATGGCGGTCAGCTCGATGCCCCGCTCCCGCCGCCACGCGGACGGCGCCGTGGCGGAGATCAGGTCTGTCACGGGCCGGTCGAAGATGTCCGGGGTGAACTTGTCCAGGCTGCCCCGGACGGCAACCAGCAGTTCCAGCTGCTCGCCCCACTCCGCGAAGGATTCGCCCAGGCGGATTTCGGCGTGCTCGGCAACGGCGTCCATGCGGTCGCGCAGGACGGGGAGGCTCTTGGCCACCGAGCGGACCAGGTCCTGGGCTTCCTCGGTTTCCTTCCGGGTCAGCAGCCTGGCTCCGTGCCAGGGGCTGGTGGTGGCCGCCTTGCTGAAGCTGCCCAGTTCCGCGGCGCGCCGCAGCCGGCCCGCCAGCTCCTCGCGGTCCCGGATGCTGTCCAGGACGCTGCGCTTGAGCCGGACGGTGGTGGCCGGGGCAGGATGGATCGAGGTGAGCTCAGCGAGCGACTGCATGGCCTGGTACGGCGAGCAGCCCCACCTCTCGCGGACGTTGTGGAGCGATGCCACGTGGTCCATCAGGGCGTGCCGGTGTTCGGTCAGGGTGGTGTGCAGGTTCCCCAGCTGGGGTTCCAGGGACTTTTCATTGCGGACGATTGCCCGGACCAGTTGGCCTTTCAGCTGTTGGGCGGTGACGTTCCCGGTCAGCTGGAAGAGGATGGACTCCAGGCCCAACGACTCCAGGTGCCCGGAAACCTCGTTCAGGCTGGCGCGGCGATCTCCCACCACCAGCACTGTCTTGCCGGCATCCACCAGGGCGCCGATGGTGTTGATGGCGGTCTGGGTCTGGCCGGTGCCGGGCGGGCTGCTGACCACCAGGGAGTCCCCAGCGCGGGCCGCATCGACCACGTACTGCTGGTCCGTGTCGGCATCCAGCAGCAGCAGCTCATCCTTGGGGTTCCTGTTATCCAGGTGCGGGAAGCGGGACGGATCCGGTTCCTCAACGTCCACCACTTCGCCGCCGGCGGCGGTGGCCAGCGCAGAGACGATGGGGTGGGAGTCGTTGATCCAGGGGTCGTCGAGGTTGCCGGAGAGGTCCGCAAAGGTGGAGACCAGCAGGTTGTGCTGGGTTTCAGCGCCGTGGATGGGCCGGATCAGGGTGGCCAGCCGGTCCAGGACGGGCTGGGGGTCAAACCGTGCAGTGCTGTAGGCCAGCCGGGTCACGGCGTTGACGTCGAACACGATCCCGTGGATGTTTTTCAGGTGCCGCACCAGGGCGGGGTTGATCTGCGCCTGTTCGGTGAGCTGCAGTTCGAAGTCGTCCTCCCCGGGGCGAACCGTCAGGGAGATGGCGGTCAGCATGACCGGGGCTGACACGCGCTGGGGTTTGCCCCCGACGGCGGATGTCCACACCACAGTGCCTGCCGACAGGTATCCGGCGTCGATGCCGCGGTCGTTGGCGAGCTCGAAGATCTTTGACCGGATGTTGCGCGACGCCCTCGCGGCCACCACGTACTGCTGCCGGTCACGGATCAGGGTGGACAGGCGTGTGCGGCGCCCGGCCATGAGCTGGGCAAGGCCCGAGGGGTGGGCCGAGGTGAGGTCGATGGAACCTTCCGGCGTCTTGGTGAAGCGGAGCATCGTGTCCGCGCCGGTGACGGGTTTGAGCCCGGACAGCCATTTACGAAGCTCCTCCGAGCCTTCCGGGTGGCCTTGACCAACTGACACTTCTGCCTTCTTTTCTGCGTTTGCACGTGACGTCCTGGACCATACCGGCATAGATTCGAGAGTAGCCGCTCCGGCGCCGGACTTGAGCGACCGCAACACTGGGGCACCGGAAATTGCGGAGGAATTCGCTGGGAAAAAGCAGTGGCCGGCCCCCGCTGTCGGAGGCCGGCCACTAGGATGCTATTCCCACTCGATGGTTCCCGGCGGCTTGCTGGTGACGTCCAGCACCACCCGGTTGACGCCGTCCACCTCGTTGGTGATCCGGCTGGAGATCCGTGCCAGCAGGTCGTACGGCAGGCGCGACCAGTCGGCAGTCATGGCGTCTTCGGAGGACACCGGACGGAGCACGATGGGGTGGCCGTAGGTGCGGCCGTCGCCCATGACGCCGACGCTGCGGACGTCCGCGAGCAGGACCACGGGCATCTGCCATACCTCGTTGTCCAGCCCGGCCGCGGTCAGCTCGGCACGCGCGATGGCGTCCGCCTTGCGCAGCAGGTCCAGCCGTTCCTTGGTGACCTCGCCGACGATCCGGATGCCCAGGCCGGGGCCCGGGAAGGGCTGGCGGCCGACGATTTCCTGCGGCAGGCCGAGCTGGGCGCCCACGGCACGGACCTCGTCCTTGAACAGGGCGCGCAGCGGCTCAACGAGCTCGAACTGCAGGTCCTCGGGGAGGCCGCCCACGTTGTGGTGGCTCTTGATGTTGGCTGCACCTTCGCCGCCGCCGGATTCGACGACGTCCGGGTACAGGGTGCCCTGGACCAGGAACTTGATCTTTTCGCCGTGGGCTGCGGCCTCGGCGATGATGGCCAGTTCGGCTTCTTCGAAGGCGCGGATGAATTCCCGGCCGATGATCTTGCGCTTGGTTTCGGGATCGCTGACACCGGCCAGGGCCGAGAGGAAGCGTTCCTGTTCGTTGGCCACGTACAGCTTCACGCCGGTGGCGGCCACGAAGTCGCGTTCAACCTGCTCCGCTTCGCCTTCACGCAGCAGTCCGTGGTCCACGAACACACAGGTGAGCTGGTCGCCCACAGCCCGCTGCACCAGGGCTGCCGCCACTGCCGAATCCACGCCGCCGGAGAGACCGCAGATGACGCGGGCATCCCCTACCTGCTGGCGGATGCGCTCCACCTGTTCTTCGAGGATGTTGCCGGTGGTCCAGTTGGGCTCCAGCTTGGCGCCCTTGAACAGGAAGTTTTCGAGCACTTGCTGGCCGTAGGCGGAGTGCTTGACTTCGGGGTGCCACTGCACGCCGAAGAGGCCCTTTTCCTCGTTGGCGAAGGCTGCGACTTCGGCGCCCGCCGTCGTGGCGAGGACATCGAATCCTGCAGGTGCTTCATGCACGGAGTCGCCGTGGCTCATCCAGGTCTTCTGGTGCTGGGGCATGCCCTCTAGCACCGAGCGGCCGTCGCCGAGGATGGTGGTCTCCGTGGATCCGTACTCCCGCAGGCCGGTCTTGTCCACCTTGCCGCCCAGGGCGTTGGCCATGGCCTGGAACCCGTAGCAGATCCCGAAGACGGGGACGCCGGCTTCGAAGAGGTCGGCACCCACGCTGGGGGCGCCGTCGGCATAGACGCTGGAGGGGCCTCCGGACAGGATGATGGCGGCAGGGTTCTTGGCCAGGAGCTGCTCGGTGGAGTAGGTATGCGGAACCACTTCCGAATACACATTCGCTTCCCTGACGCGGCGTGCAATCAGCTGCGCGTACTGGGCACCGTAATCAACAACCAGCACCGGCTTCTGGGAAGTCTGGGATGCAGTGGGAGTAGTCACCGTAATAGCCTACTTTGCGCCCTTGCACCGGCGCACCTTGAGAAGCCGCGCTGTGACGCAGTAGACGTCCGACGGCGGGTGGCCGGTGCGCGCCAGGCCCGTTTCAGTAGCGCTGGGGAGCCTGCGGATTGGCGGCCAGTTCGGCTTCCACCTCTGCGTGGAACTTCTTCTCCACGATGAAGGACAGGAACGGCACGACGCCGCCCAGTGCCAGCAGCACCAGTTTCAGGAAGGGCCAGCGCATCAGGGACCAGAGCCGGAAGTTGGAGATCAGGTACACAACGTACATCCAGCCGTGCACGATCAGCACGGTGACGGAGACGTTCATGCCGTTGAGCACCCCGGGCGGTTCCGCGTCGGCGAATCCGAAGCCGAACGGCTGGCCGGTCACCGCGTTGGTGCCGCCCGCGAACAGGTACTGCCCGAAGCCGTACCGTGCCACCAGTTCCGCACACAGCAGCAGGAGCATGGTGCCGGTGAGGTAGGCCATGACCTTGTAGAACTTCAGGGCGGACCGGATCTGGGCCTCGGTACCGCCGAAACGGCGTTTCTTCCCGGATGTCTTGCCGGCGGCCTGCGATGAGGGGGTGGCCGGTTTCGGATCAATCATGGCTGTACCTTCTGCTGGTGCTGTTCAGGCTGCTGGTGCTGTTCGGCCTGCTGTGGAAGCTGGTGCTTTTCGTCGTGCCCGTCATCATCGTCCCCGGCGTCGTTAAGGGCCTCCTCAAGGTCCCGGTGGTAGTCGTCCTTGACCAGCCGCCACCAGATGAAAAGGGCGAACCCGGCGAAGACAACCCACTCGATGGAGTAGAAGAGGTTGAGCCAGTTGATGTGCTGCGCCGGCGGCTGCGGACCGATGTCCAGTGGAAGGAGGTTCCCCGGAACCGCTGCAGCGCTGACGTCCTTGCCGCCCACCACTTCCGCGGTGGCAGACACAAAACCGGGGTAGCTGCTCACCTCCCAGTAGTTGATGAGCTCCGCCACGGAGACGGCCGAGGCCTCCCCCGGTTTCGGAGCTTTCCCCGCCACCGGCGCTTCGGACGGCAGCAGCCGCCCGGTCAGTTCGACAAGGCCCGACGGCGGTGCTGCCGCGTCCCCGGGCTGGGCGACCCACCCGCGTGCCACCGGGATCCACGTCTGTGGTGAGGCGCCTGCTCCGGTCAGGGCGGGGGCGCCGATGACGGCGAAGGCTGAAACAACCCAGTAGCCGGTTTTGCCGTCGTGGAGCCTCCCGGGAACCAGGACCTGCTTGTCGGGACTGTACGTCCCCTGGGCAGTGACCATCTGGTCGGCAACGCTGCCGTGGAAGAACTCACCCGGCTGCAGGGTGCCGGTGAGGGGCTGCACCTGTTCGGTGGCGGGGTTGACCGGAACCTCGGGTTGGGTGGAGCGGCCGAACTGCCACTGGCTCAGCAGCACGAAGACCCCGGAGAGAGCGATCGCGAAGATAAAGCCTGCGATCCATCGGGGCTTAAGGGCTGTTTTCCACACGTCTTAACCGTACTTCGTACTTCTGTAGAACAACTAAACGCCAAGGGCGTCCGGGCCCGGAAGCGGGACCGGGGATGCGCCTAGTGGTCGAAGAACACCAGGCTGGAGTTGATGAGCTCGGCGATTACTTCGGCGTCATAGGCACGCCGCAGCGATTCGCGGAATGATTCCTTGGAGAGTGACCTGGCCAGGGTGGCCAGGACTTCCAGGTGGTCGGAGAACGAGCTGGCCGGGGTGGCGATCAGCAGGATGACCGTGGCAGGACCGTCGGCTGCCCCGAAGTCGAGCGCGTGGCCGTACTTGGTGATGCCGACGGCGATGGAGGTTTGGGACACGAATTCGCTGCGGGCATGCGGCAGTCCGATGCCGCCCGGGAGCCCCGTGGCCAGCTGGTGCTCCCGGGCATTGACGTTCTTCAGGAACCCGTCAAGATCCGAGATCCGCCCGGCGGCGTGAAGCCGCTCTGCCAGTTGGTTGGTGGCCTCGGTCTTGTCCTTCGCCTCCATTTCCAGGATCACCATGTCGGCGGTGGTCAGGTGGGCGTCATACGGGTCCAGTGGTTCCGCCAAGGCGTTTCCCTTCGGTCAGCAGTGGGGCGAACGGCCCCTCAACGCAAGGGCACGATATCTTCCGCGCCCAGGCGGGCGGCGTCTGCGGATTCGTCGTCCGGCTGTTGCTGGCTGAGGCGTTCGGCCTCCACGCGGGCAAGGTAGTGGCGGACTTCGTTTTCACGCTGCGTGTCGCTCCAGCCAAGGACGTCACCCATCAGTTTAGCGACAACGGGGGCGGCGGACACGCCGCGGTCCCATGCTTCGATGGAGATCCTTGTGCGCCGGGTCAGGACGTCCTGCACATGGCGGGCACCTTCATGGCTTGCGGCGTAGACGGCCTCTGCCTGCAGGTAGTCGTCGGCACCCGGTAGTGGTTCCGCCAGTTCCGGGTTCTGCTCAATGATGGCCAGGACCTCGGGTGTCATGGACCCGTACCGGTTGAGCAGGTGCTCGATCCGGGCCACGTGGACCCCCGATTCCTCCGCGGTGCGGTTGCGGCGGTTCCAGGCGGCCCGGAAACCGCTGGCGCCCAGGAGCGGAATGGTTTCGGTGCAGCTGGGCGGGACCCGTTCGTCCATGGTGCGGGTGGCCTCGTCGACGGCATCCTTGGCCATGACACGGTAGGTGGTCCACTTTCCGCCTGCCACCACCACAAGTCCGGGAACAGGGTGCGCCACCACGTGCTCGCGGGACAGCTTGGCGGTCGAGTCGTTTTCGCCGGCCAGAAGCGGCCGCAGGCCGGCATAGACCCCTTCGACGTCTTCGCGGGTCAAGGGCCGTTTCAGCACCTGGTTGACATGCTCCAGGACGTAGTCGATGTCCTTGCTGGAAGCCGCGGGGTGGGCCTTGTCCAGGTGCCAGTCAGTGTCAGTCGTGCCGATGATCCAGTGCCGTCCCCACGGGATGACGAACAGCACGGACTTCTCGGTACGCAGGATCAGACCCACCGTGGATTGGAAGCGGTCGCGGGGAACCACCAGGTGGATGCCCTTGGAAGCGCGGACCTTCAGCTGGCCGCGGTCTGTCACCATGGCCTGGGTTTCATCGGTCCACACGCCGGTGGCGTTGATGACCTGCTTGGCGCGGATGCTGAACTGCGTCCCGTCCTCGCGGTTTTCCACCTTGGCGCCCACCACCCGTTCGCCTTCGCGGAGGAAGTCCACCACCTTCATCTGGTTCACGGCATGGGCGCCGTAGTAGGCGGCCGTGCGGACCAGGTTGGCGCAGTATTTGGCGTCATCCACCTGGCCGTCGTAGTACCGGATGGACCCGACGAAGGCGTCGTTCTTGAGGCTGGGGGCGGCCCGCAGGGTGCCGCGCCTGCTCAGGTGCTTGTGGAACGGCACTCCCCTGCTGTGGTAAGCGGAAACGGACATCGCGTCATAGAGTGCGATGCCGGCCCCCACGTAGGGACGCTCGATGAAGGGTTTGGTCAGCGGATAGAGGAACGGCACCGGCCGGGCGAGGTGGGGTGCGATTTCGGAGAGGAGCAGCCCGCGTTCCTGCAGGGCCTCCTTGACCAGGGCGAAGTCCAGCATTTCCAGGTAGCGCAAACCACCGTGGATCAGTTTGGACGAGCGCGAGGACGTACCGGCCGCCCAGTCGCTTGCTTCGACGATGCCAACGCTCAGCCCGCGGGTCACGGCGTCAAGCGCAGCCCCCGTGCCAACGATGCCGCCGCCGACGATCAGGATGTCAAGTTCCTGGCCCGGTTCGGTGGTGGCGCGCAGCCGCTGGATGGATGCTTCCCTGGCTTCCGGGCCAAGGACCCCGCCGTTTGCAGGAACACTCTTCATTGAACGCCTCCAGTGCCTCTAGTGCCGTAGTAAACCCACACTACTTGCTAGGGGCGTGCTTTGGGCAGGGCGGGAGGGCGCCCGCCCCGCCCTGCCGGGGCGTGTCAGTTCCCTGCGTACGGCGACACGACGACGTCGACCCGCTGGAATTCCTTCAGGTCCGAGTAGCCGGTGGTGGCCATGGAGCGCCGCAGGGCGCCGATGAGGTTGGATGTGCCGTTGGTGTGGTGGCCGGGTCCGAAGAGGACTTCCTCCAGCGGGCCGACGGTGCCGACGTTGGCGCGGTCTCCGCGGGGCAGCTCGGTGTGGTGGGCCTCCTGGCCCCAGTGCCAGCCCTTGCCGGGGGCTTCTTCTGCCCTGGCCAGGGCGCTGCCCAGCATGACGGCGTCGGCGCCCATGGCGATCGCCTTGACGATGTCACCTGAGGTGCCCATGCCGCCGTCGGCAATGACGTGGACGTAGCGTCCGCCTGACTCGTCCATGTAGTCCCGGCGGGCGGCGGCGACGTCGGAGATGGCTGAGGCCATGGGCGAGTGGATGCCCAGGGCACGGCGCGTGGTGGTGGTTGCACCGCCGCCGAAGCCCACCAGTACGCCCGCAGCGCCGGTGCGCATGAGGTGCAGCGCCGGAGTGTAGCCGGCAGCGCCGCCGACGATGACGGGGACGTCGAGTTCGTAGATGAACTGCTTGAGGTTCAGCGGTTCGTGGTCCTTGGAGACATGCTCTGCCGACACGGTGGTGCCGCGGATCACGAAGATGTCGACGCCGGTCGCGAGGACCGTCTTGTAGTGCTCCTGGGTGCGCTGCGGGGTGAGTGACCCGGCAACGGTGACGCCGGCGTCACGCATTTCGGCGAGCCGGGACGTGATGAGTTCGGGCTGGATGGGTGCCTGGTACAGCTCCTGCATGCGCGTGGTGACGGCCGGGCTGTTGGTTTCATCCTGGAGCGCCGCGATCTCATCGAGGATGGACTGCGGATCCTCATACCGGGTCCAGAGGCCTTCCAGGTCCAGCACGCCGAGGCCGCCCAGCTTGCCCAGGGCGATAGCGGTGGCCGGTGACATGGCCGAGTCCATGGGGGCCGCGATCACCGGCATCTCGAACTGGTACGCATCGATCTGCCAGGAGACGGAGACGTCCTTGGGGTCGCGGGTGCGACGGTTGGGGACG
This region of Arthrobacter sp. DNA4 genomic DNA includes:
- a CDS encoding FmdB family zinc ribbon protein: MPTYAYACKDCGHAFDIVQSFSDSSLTSCPECEGTLRKKFNSVGVVFKGSGFYRTDSRDSKGSSVSPAPAAAPAAPAAAPAAPAPAAAAS
- a CDS encoding Flp pilus assembly protein CpaB, whose protein sequence is MSRNRRLAAALLLCAAAAIAVQQLTPAPLSTATALAATRDLPAGTAVSDADVVRVQVPPGMVADGFLRDDAAATGKQLAAPMRKGQLLTDAQLVGPGLLAGTPPGSAAVPLRMADASSIQLVSPGQLVNVVLTSANGFDQQGPSEVLASAVPVLWTSNKGGQSGQWLGTTETDGLIVVAATAEQALRLAGASTQGRLFFVLVGPP
- a CDS encoding DUF4011 domain-containing protein — protein: MPVWSRTSRANAEKKAEVSVGQGHPEGSEELRKWLSGLKPVTGADTMLRFTKTPEGSIDLTSAHPSGLAQLMAGRRTRLSTLIRDRQQYVVAARASRNIRSKIFELANDRGIDAGYLSAGTVVWTSAVGGKPQRVSAPVMLTAISLTVRPGEDDFELQLTEQAQINPALVRHLKNIHGIVFDVNAVTRLAYSTARFDPQPVLDRLATLIRPIHGAETQHNLLVSTFADLSGNLDDPWINDSHPIVSALATAAGGEVVDVEEPDPSRFPHLDNRNPKDELLLLDADTDQQYVVDAARAGDSLVVSSPPGTGQTQTAINTIGALVDAGKTVLVVGDRRASLNEVSGHLESLGLESILFQLTGNVTAQQLKGQLVRAIVRNEKSLEPQLGNLHTTLTEHRHALMDHVASLHNVRERWGCSPYQAMQSLAELTSIHPAPATTVRLKRSVLDSIRDREELAGRLRRAAELGSFSKAATTSPWHGARLLTRKETEEAQDLVRSVAKSLPVLRDRMDAVAEHAEIRLGESFAEWGEQLELLVAVRGSLDKFTPDIFDRPVTDLISATAPSAWRRERGIELTAMQRSRLRRVAKEYVRPGVHIADLHSSLVLVQEQRALWAGYATTQRHPAVPSGLAEMNAMYRSLDQELAQLGEALQHSEDGGALSTVPYAQLMDRLERLVADTDTLKTLPERTLLIENMREHGLGELLADLAEREVPEGSVAAELELAWWQSALEAMISGDDYLAMSDGDALRQLEAEYRLADNAHIASGAARLRWDLAERWRTAIAAQPRQADLLRSLLKDGRVSLPSLTAQAPELIGTLVPVWSVSPYLMTGLLPAEQHFDAVVILDAEATSLQAVLPSIARARQVIAFGDPRIATPRTFTVGVERLAPGESAHHRVESAFTALSAVLPVWRLNVVYRAVDEDLVLQLSKNFYDGGLRRLPEGQSATGLDRSLLVEYLPDGTGLPSADHEGVESVVAEVNRVVELVFEHARLRPRTSLAVVTASLRHAARIGESIRLQLSNQPGLAGFFGAGPESFRVVDLERAQGLVRDHVIFSPGFGRTPHGRALHNFGPLSAEGGREKFALAMTRARRSLHVLTCFRPEDLDHTRLTHGAVDLYALLDRELSGNTDLGTPASRAAASEQALGADPLVADLGDRLRARGARVWHQYDGAIDVVAAADPLNTMGQEDSEIPRPVAIESDGTAQYRTMSVRERSRLRPQLLERLGWRYMPLWTIEVFTDPSSCADRIAGYLGLENMVLPGRTHQSVGFLDDDVDQALNGIDAAPSAGVSYLPGDPGTGRNGDSGNQEAGSMTEEKKPAHGRLEEDGREEDMRQDKIQDGQAETVTGGDVPAGPAETGPATRTVTGGAEEILPSKAAEDDARNWGDREDDHDTWLKEQKPPHWG
- the guaA gene encoding glutamine-hydrolyzing GMP synthase, which gives rise to MTTPTASQTSQKPVLVVDYGAQYAQLIARRVREANVYSEVVPHTYSTEQLLAKNPAAIILSGGPSSVYADGAPSVGADLFEAGVPVFGICYGFQAMANALGGKVDKTGLREYGSTETTILGDGRSVLEGMPQHQKTWMSHGDSVHEAPAGFDVLATTAGAEVAAFANEEKGLFGVQWHPEVKHSAYGQQVLENFLFKGAKLEPNWTTGNILEEQVERIRQQVGDARVICGLSGGVDSAVAAALVQRAVGDQLTCVFVDHGLLREGEAEQVERDFVAATGVKLYVANEQERFLSALAGVSDPETKRKIIGREFIRAFEEAELAIIAEAAAHGEKIKFLVQGTLYPDVVESGGGEGAANIKSHHNVGGLPEDLQFELVEPLRALFKDEVRAVGAQLGLPQEIVGRQPFPGPGLGIRIVGEVTKERLDLLRKADAIARAELTAAGLDNEVWQMPVVLLADVRSVGVMGDGRTYGHPIVLRPVSSEDAMTADWSRLPYDLLARISSRITNEVDGVNRVVLDVTSKPPGTIEWE
- a CDS encoding DUF3817 domain-containing protein; amino-acid sequence: MIDPKPATPSSQAAGKTSGKKRRFGGTEAQIRSALKFYKVMAYLTGTMLLLLCAELVARYGFGQYLFAGGTNAVTGQPFGFGFADAEPPGVLNGMNVSVTVLIVHGWMYVVYLISNFRLWSLMRWPFLKLVLLALGGVVPFLSFIVEKKFHAEVEAELAANPQAPQRY
- a CDS encoding SURF1 family protein, translating into MWKTALKPRWIAGFIFAIALSGVFVLLSQWQFGRSTQPEVPVNPATEQVQPLTGTLQPGEFFHGSVADQMVTAQGTYSPDKQVLVPGRLHDGKTGYWVVSAFAVIGAPALTGAGASPQTWIPVARGWVAQPGDAAAPPSGLVELTGRLLPSEAPVAGKAPKPGEASAVSVAELINYWEVSSYPGFVSATAEVVGGKDVSAAAVPGNLLPLDIGPQPPAQHINWLNLFYSIEWVVFAGFALFIWWRLVKDDYHRDLEEALNDAGDDDDGHDEKHQLPQQAEQHQQPEQHQQKVQP
- a CDS encoding PTS sugar transporter subunit IIA is translated as MAEPLDPYDAHLTTADMVILEMEAKDKTEATNQLAERLHAAGRISDLDGFLKNVNAREHQLATGLPGGIGLPHARSEFVSQTSIAVGITKYGHALDFGAADGPATVILLIATPASSFSDHLEVLATLARSLSKESFRESLRRAYDAEVIAELINSSLVFFDH